A single window of Nitrospiria bacterium DNA harbors:
- the miaB gene encoding tRNA (N6-isopentenyl adenosine(37)-C2)-methylthiotransferase MiaB encodes MTNSLVYLKTFGCQMNEHDSERIMGILSELGYTTTEHPENADLALLNTCSIREKADQKAYSDLGRMEKLKKKNPSLIIGVAGCMAKQEGSRIFHRSPGVDLIFNSKNIWRLPLLLEAVQKRKQKIAALEDTPYLRPYPSQRQGKIKAWVSIMEGCDKSCTYCVVPYTRGREISRPIQEIVTEIDGLSRSGFKEITLLGQNVNSYGKSENSQGDFPDLLKALNNIEGIERIRFITSHPWDLSDKLIHAIATLTKICEHLHLPLQSGSNSILQRMQRAYTYSEYFKKITKLREAIPNISLTTDIIVGFPGEKENDFQETLNGLREIQFDGVFCFTYSHRPNTPALNFSEQIPNEIKKQRLQDVLNLQREITEKGHQRFVGQTHEVLVEGPSKLNLDRLSGRTRTNKVINFKGDRSLSGRLVKVKITNVKSYSFDGELCDKI; translated from the coding sequence ATGACCAATTCCCTGGTATACCTCAAAACCTTTGGCTGTCAAATGAATGAACATGATTCCGAACGGATCATGGGAATCCTTTCCGAATTGGGTTATACCACCACTGAACATCCGGAGAATGCCGATCTTGCACTTTTAAATACCTGTAGCATTCGGGAAAAAGCGGATCAAAAAGCATACAGTGATCTGGGACGAATGGAAAAACTGAAGAAAAAAAATCCCTCTTTAATCATCGGGGTTGCAGGTTGTATGGCCAAACAGGAGGGGAGTCGTATTTTTCATCGCAGTCCTGGGGTCGATTTGATATTTAATTCCAAAAATATTTGGCGGCTTCCATTATTGCTGGAGGCTGTCCAAAAAAGAAAACAAAAAATCGCTGCATTGGAAGATACCCCATATTTACGGCCTTACCCATCCCAACGCCAAGGAAAAATCAAGGCATGGGTTTCCATTATGGAAGGCTGTGATAAGTCTTGTACCTATTGCGTGGTTCCCTATACCCGGGGGAGGGAGATCAGTCGTCCAATTCAGGAAATTGTCACTGAAATAGACGGGCTTTCACGCTCGGGTTTCAAGGAAATAACGTTATTGGGTCAGAATGTCAATTCATACGGGAAAAGCGAAAACTCGCAGGGAGATTTTCCGGACCTGTTAAAAGCTTTGAACAACATTGAAGGGATCGAGCGGATCCGTTTTATCACTTCCCATCCATGGGATCTTTCCGATAAACTGATTCATGCAATCGCTACCCTGACAAAAATCTGTGAACACCTTCACCTTCCTCTTCAATCCGGGTCGAACTCCATTCTGCAACGAATGCAGCGGGCCTACACTTATTCAGAATACTTCAAGAAAATAACCAAACTTCGAGAAGCTATTCCAAATATTAGTTTGACTACGGATATAATCGTTGGTTTTCCAGGTGAAAAAGAAAATGATTTTCAGGAAACCTTAAATGGGTTAAGGGAAATCCAGTTCGATGGTGTTTTTTGTTTTACCTATTCTCACCGACCCAATACCCCCGCCCTGAATTTCTCCGAACAAATCCCAAATGAAATCAAAAAGCAACGCTTACAGGATGTGCTTAACCTTCAACGGGAAATCACCGAAAAAGGACACCAGCGTTTTGTGGGTCAAACCCATGAAGTCCTGGTGGAAGGGCCAAGTAAGTTAAATTTAGATCGTCTATCCGGGCGCACCCGAACCAATAAGGTAATTAATTTTAAAGGGGACAGGAGTTTAAGTGGAAGGCTGGTTAAAGTTAAAATTACCAATGTTAAGTCCTACAGTTTTGATGGGGAGCTCTGTGATAAAATTTGA
- the rsmD gene encoding 16S rRNA (guanine(966)-N(2))-methyltransferase RsmD — translation MRVIAGDLKGYRLSTPKGYPLRPTSDRVKEALFQILADSVQGVHFLDLFSGTGNVGIEAISRGAHHSHFVESHPNHLSVIRANIEKCGIREKTTLYPLHVVTFLKKAIHRKECFEIIFLDPPYFEDEAQEVLLRPELGEILKDPGLLIIEHFHKRPILKVHPGLSKGKEYRYGDSILSFFRKGP, via the coding sequence ATGAGGGTAATTGCAGGGGATTTAAAAGGATACCGTCTTTCTACTCCAAAAGGTTACCCCCTTCGGCCCACAAGCGATCGGGTCAAAGAAGCACTCTTTCAAATTTTAGCGGACAGTGTACAGGGGGTCCATTTTCTTGACCTTTTTTCAGGAACCGGAAACGTGGGGATTGAAGCCATCAGCCGCGGTGCTCATCATTCGCATTTTGTGGAGAGTCATCCCAACCATCTATCGGTAATCAGGGCCAATATTGAGAAATGTGGGATTCGAGAAAAAACGACCCTTTATCCCCTTCATGTGGTTACGTTTTTAAAAAAAGCCATCCACCGCAAGGAATGTTTTGAAATCATTTTTTTGGATCCGCCCTATTTTGAAGATGAGGCCCAAGAGGTACTATTAAGACCGGAATTGGGGGAAATTTTAAAAGACCCAGGGTTGTTGATTATTGAGCACTTTCATAAGCGACCCATCTTAAAAGTACATCCGGGTTTAAGCAAAGGAAAGGAATATCGCTACGGAGATTCCATTTTATCTTTTTTCAGGAAGGGGCCCTAA
- the coaD gene encoding pantetheine-phosphate adenylyltransferase: MRKEKLGVYPGTFDPVTNGHVDIVKRSLKVFDQVVVAVAGNPKKQPLFDFKERVQMVEQALKGVENVRVEEFEGLLVNYSHSKGAIAIIRGLRAVSDFEYEFQMALMNRKLDSKIETVFLMPSEEYSYLTSTIIKAVASYGGDVKDLVPPLVEKRLGQVFKRA, encoded by the coding sequence ATGAGAAAGGAAAAACTAGGAGTTTATCCTGGAACCTTCGATCCCGTGACCAATGGTCATGTGGATATTGTTAAGCGGAGTTTAAAGGTATTTGACCAGGTGGTTGTGGCGGTCGCGGGAAATCCAAAAAAACAACCCCTTTTCGATTTTAAGGAGAGGGTTCAAATGGTGGAGCAAGCCCTGAAAGGGGTGGAAAATGTTCGAGTGGAAGAATTTGAAGGGCTTTTGGTCAACTATAGTCACTCCAAAGGAGCCATTGCCATTATCCGGGGTCTCCGTGCCGTTTCCGATTTCGAATATGAATTTCAAATGGCCTTGATGAATAGAAAGTTAGATTCAAAAATTGAAACGGTTTTCCTAATGCCCAGTGAAGAGTATTCTTACCTCACATCAACCATCATTAAAGCCGTGGCAAGCTATGGAGGAGATGTAAAGGATTTGGTCCCCCCTCTGGTAGAGAAAAGGCTTGGCCAGGTGTTTAAGCGAGCCTGA
- a CDS encoding pyridoxal phosphate-dependent aminotransferase: MKLAKRILSIQPSPTLAISAKAKALKAKGLPIIDLGVGEPDFDTPQKIKESAIQAILEGWTKYTPSGGFPELKNVICEKLRRENKVEYDPSEIIVSCGAKHSLFNICQVLFEEGDEVIIPAPYWVSYVDQVVFHGATPVILSTRMEDQFLLNPQELERHIGPKTRALIINTPSNPTGAAYPKDKLEAIAEIALRHQLLIISDEIYEKITYNGFNHVSLSSLSPAIKSQTLLVNGVSKSFAMTGWRIGYTAGPSNIIQAMDNIQSQSTSNPTSISQKAAITALQGSSEGINEMVKEFDRRRRFGVEQLNQIRGVVCFNPPGAFYLFPDVSKYLGRSFQGKKMNNSSDLVEFLLENAQIALVPGEAFGAPKHIRISYATSLENLKEALKRLEQSLSKLS, encoded by the coding sequence ATGAAACTTGCCAAACGAATCCTTTCGATCCAGCCCTCCCCCACATTGGCCATTAGTGCCAAAGCCAAAGCATTAAAGGCAAAAGGCCTACCGATCATCGATTTAGGTGTGGGTGAACCTGATTTTGATACCCCTCAAAAAATAAAGGAATCGGCCATTCAGGCCATTCTCGAAGGGTGGACCAAATACACCCCATCCGGGGGGTTCCCCGAGCTAAAAAATGTTATTTGTGAGAAGTTAAGACGGGAAAATAAAGTTGAATATGACCCCAGTGAAATTATTGTTTCCTGCGGGGCAAAACATAGCCTTTTTAACATTTGCCAGGTCCTTTTCGAGGAAGGTGATGAAGTCATCATTCCTGCCCCCTACTGGGTTTCCTATGTGGATCAGGTGGTTTTCCACGGGGCCACTCCGGTTATCCTTTCTACTCGTATGGAAGATCAGTTCCTCCTAAACCCCCAGGAATTAGAAAGACATATCGGTCCAAAAACCCGTGCCTTGATTATCAATACCCCTTCTAATCCCACCGGTGCCGCCTATCCCAAAGATAAACTCGAGGCCATTGCTGAAATTGCCCTTCGACATCAGCTTTTAATTATTTCGGACGAAATCTATGAAAAAATAACCTATAATGGTTTTAATCATGTGAGCCTTTCATCCCTGAGCCCCGCCATTAAAAGCCAAACCCTTTTGGTCAATGGGGTTTCGAAATCTTTTGCCATGACCGGATGGCGAATTGGTTATACCGCAGGACCTAGTAATATTATCCAAGCCATGGATAATATTCAAAGCCAAAGCACATCAAATCCGACCTCTATCTCACAAAAGGCCGCCATCACCGCCCTTCAAGGGTCCTCCGAGGGTATAAATGAAATGGTTAAAGAATTTGACCGCCGCCGGCGGTTTGGGGTTGAACAATTAAATCAAATACGGGGTGTGGTGTGTTTTAACCCCCCAGGCGCATTTTATCTGTTCCCAGATGTTTCTAAATATTTGGGTCGTTCCTTTCAAGGAAAAAAAATGAATAATTCCTCAGATCTTGTAGAATTTCTTCTTGAAAATGCCCAAATTGCCTTAGTGCCGGGAGAAGCCTTTGGCGCCCCTAAGCATATTCGGATTTCCTATGCGACTTCCTTGGAAAATTTAAAAGAAGCGCTTAAACGGTTGGAACAGTCCCTTTCAAAATTATCTTAA
- a CDS encoding FmdB family zinc ribbon protein, translated as MPIYEYECKKCGHRFEVIQKFSDEPISICETCGGKVSKLLAAPALMFKGTGWYVTDYSSKGKKPVAKEGDGKTKTEKDSPKTGPNKKSDKPSAETNKKSTETKEPKKK; from the coding sequence GTGCCCATATATGAATATGAGTGTAAAAAATGCGGACACCGCTTTGAGGTCATTCAAAAGTTTAGCGATGAACCGATTAGTATCTGTGAAACGTGCGGAGGAAAGGTATCTAAGCTGCTGGCCGCCCCAGCTTTGATGTTTAAAGGGACAGGTTGGTACGTCACTGACTACTCTTCCAAAGGAAAGAAACCGGTAGCAAAAGAAGGCGATGGAAAAACAAAAACTGAAAAAGATTCTCCTAAAACGGGACCAAATAAAAAATCTGATAAACCTTCAGCCGAAACCAATAAGAAATCAACCGAAACCAAAGAACCTAAGAAAAAATAG
- the purE gene encoding 5-(carboxyamino)imidazole ribonucleotide mutase gives MGKPAVSIVMGSDSDLTLMEEAGKVLQDFGIQYEVVITSAHRSPKRTHLFVSGLIRRGIRVVIAGAGGAAHLAGTIAAQTILPVIGVPIPSSSLNGLDSLLSTVQMPSGVPVGTVGIGKAGVINAGLLAVQILALTSSTLSAKFTRYKQSLEKGVALKAQKIERKASKR, from the coding sequence GTGGGTAAACCAGCCGTCAGTATTGTCATGGGAAGCGACTCAGACCTTACATTAATGGAAGAGGCGGGAAAAGTTCTTCAGGATTTTGGAATTCAATATGAAGTGGTCATCACATCAGCCCATCGTTCCCCGAAACGGACCCATTTGTTTGTGAGTGGACTGATTCGTCGGGGGATCCGTGTAGTAATCGCAGGAGCGGGGGGAGCGGCACATCTGGCAGGGACCATTGCCGCCCAGACCATACTTCCGGTTATTGGCGTTCCTATCCCTTCCTCCAGCCTAAATGGGTTGGATTCGCTTTTGTCAACGGTGCAAATGCCTTCCGGAGTTCCTGTGGGTACGGTGGGTATCGGAAAAGCGGGGGTCATTAATGCGGGACTTTTGGCGGTACAAATTCTAGCTCTAACCTCTTCAACTTTATCTGCAAAATTTACCCGGTATAAACAATCTTTAGAAAAAGGTGTCGCCCTTAAAGCCCAAAAAATTGAACGAAAGGCCTCTAAACGGTAA
- the purD gene encoding phosphoribosylamine--glycine ligase produces MKVLVIGGGGREHALVWKLSKSPLVKKLFAVPGNSGIQQLAHIHPISVNRIEDIFSFVKREQIDLTVVGPEIPLTLGIVDRFEREGRAIVGPTAIGAEIEGSKVFSKEFMERNGIPNAKGDTVFSVQEASAFFKKNPPPYVIKADGLAGGKGVIIAQSEEEATGVVTNMMEGECFGDAGKRCVVEEFLQGEEVSFIVLTDGEKICPFVSSQDYKRVGDGDQGSNTGGMGAFAPSPLISDRLRSRIIKEVIEPTIQGMTKEGRPYRGFLYAGLMISPSNNPKEEEILHVLEFNARLGDPEAQVILPLLKTDLIEVFLELANGQLKEDALVFKDQKAITVVMASKGYPGSYEKGKEIKGISFSEKSSDISIFHAGTQMENEKWYTDGGRVLAVTALGKSFPDAHRKVYNAVEKISFDGAYYRRDIAKKVLTS; encoded by the coding sequence ATGAAGGTTTTAGTCATCGGTGGGGGGGGGCGGGAGCATGCTCTGGTTTGGAAGTTATCCAAAAGTCCCTTGGTAAAAAAACTTTTTGCTGTTCCAGGAAACAGCGGAATCCAGCAACTTGCCCATATACACCCCATTTCCGTGAACCGCATTGAAGATATTTTCTCTTTTGTCAAAAGGGAACAAATTGATTTAACAGTTGTTGGACCAGAAATTCCCTTAACCCTGGGAATTGTGGACCGTTTCGAAAGAGAAGGACGGGCCATCGTGGGGCCCACTGCCATAGGGGCTGAAATTGAGGGTAGCAAGGTTTTTTCAAAGGAATTTATGGAGCGAAATGGGATTCCTAATGCAAAAGGGGATACCGTTTTTTCTGTCCAGGAAGCGTCTGCATTTTTTAAAAAAAATCCGCCCCCCTACGTGATTAAAGCAGATGGTCTGGCGGGTGGAAAAGGGGTGATTATCGCTCAGTCCGAAGAAGAGGCTACTGGGGTTGTCACCAATATGATGGAAGGTGAATGCTTTGGAGACGCCGGTAAACGGTGTGTGGTTGAAGAATTTCTTCAAGGGGAAGAGGTCAGTTTTATTGTCTTAACGGATGGAGAAAAAATATGTCCTTTTGTTTCATCCCAAGATTACAAACGGGTGGGGGACGGGGATCAAGGTTCTAATACGGGTGGGATGGGTGCGTTTGCACCCTCTCCCTTGATTTCCGACCGTCTTCGCAGCCGAATCATCAAAGAGGTGATTGAACCCACGATTCAGGGCATGACCAAGGAGGGCCGGCCTTACAGGGGTTTTCTTTATGCAGGGTTAATGATTTCCCCCTCAAACAACCCAAAAGAGGAGGAAATTCTTCATGTCCTGGAGTTTAACGCTCGATTGGGGGACCCCGAGGCGCAAGTCATCTTACCCTTACTTAAAACGGATTTAATTGAGGTTTTTTTGGAATTGGCAAACGGACAATTAAAAGAAGACGCATTGGTTTTTAAAGATCAAAAGGCCATTACCGTTGTTATGGCATCGAAGGGTTATCCGGGATCTTATGAAAAAGGAAAAGAGATTAAAGGCATAAGCTTTTCGGAGAAGTCCTCGGATATATCTATTTTTCATGCCGGAACCCAAATGGAAAACGAAAAGTGGTACACGGATGGGGGTCGGGTCCTTGCGGTTACTGCCCTTGGAAAATCGTTCCCTGATGCTCATAGAAAAGTTTATAATGCTGTGGAAAAAATTTCTTTCGATGGAGCCTACTATCGCAGGGACATCGCTAAAAAAGTGCTGACCTCATAA
- the purH gene encoding bifunctional phosphoribosylaminoimidazolecarboxamide formyltransferase/IMP cyclohydrolase, with amino-acid sequence MKKIQRALISVSKKDGIIDFSKELSSLGVEILSTGGTAKSLREAGIPVTEVSQYTGFPEILDGRVKTLHPKVHGGLLGVQENPEHVNQMEQHQIKPIQMVVVNLYPFEETIQKPDCPLEEAVENIDIGGPSMLRSAAKNHRDVAVLVDPADYRLVLDELQKNEKTLSRQTCLHLAVKAFRLTANYDLAITRFLEERDSDTTDSQFPQLFSIHMEKIQNLRYGENPHQKAAFYRELQPIEPSIANATQLHGKEMSFNNILDANSALELVKEFEEGTVVIIKHNNPCGVASGPSLAEAYQKARETDPISAFGGVIALNRRVDETTAREMSSTFIEVIISPGFDDSALEILKKKRDLRLLDIGPSVKGKPTGLDFRKVVGGLILQDRDLGTIPGLTQLKVVSVRKPTPNEYYAMGFAWKVCKHVKSNAIVFATEKQTVGIGAGQMSRVDSVKLASMKARLPIKGCAMASDAFFPFRDGIDHAAQEGISAIIQPGGSKKDEEVIQAANEQNMTMVFTGMRHFRH; translated from the coding sequence ATGAAAAAAATTCAGCGGGCATTAATCAGTGTTTCAAAGAAGGATGGAATCATTGACTTTTCAAAGGAGTTGTCTTCCCTAGGAGTAGAAATTCTGTCCACCGGAGGAACGGCTAAATCCTTACGGGAAGCGGGAATTCCGGTAACCGAAGTTTCTCAATACACAGGGTTTCCAGAAATTTTGGATGGAAGGGTCAAAACCCTGCATCCTAAAGTTCATGGTGGTCTTCTGGGGGTTCAGGAAAATCCCGAACATGTCAACCAAATGGAACAACATCAAATAAAACCCATTCAAATGGTGGTGGTCAATCTCTACCCGTTTGAAGAAACCATTCAAAAACCTGATTGTCCCCTTGAAGAAGCGGTGGAGAATATTGATATTGGAGGGCCGTCGATGCTTCGATCCGCTGCGAAAAATCATCGGGATGTTGCCGTCTTGGTTGACCCTGCGGATTACAGGTTGGTTCTGGATGAATTACAAAAAAACGAAAAAACCCTGTCTCGTCAAACCTGTTTGCACCTTGCGGTAAAAGCCTTTCGTTTAACCGCCAATTACGATCTGGCGATAACCCGCTTTCTTGAAGAGAGAGATTCGGATACAACAGATTCTCAATTTCCGCAATTGTTTTCAATTCATATGGAAAAAATCCAAAATCTTCGTTATGGGGAAAACCCACATCAAAAAGCAGCTTTTTACCGTGAACTTCAACCCATTGAGCCTTCCATTGCTAATGCAACTCAACTGCATGGAAAGGAGATGTCCTTTAACAATATTCTCGATGCGAATTCTGCATTGGAATTGGTAAAGGAATTTGAAGAAGGAACCGTGGTCATCATTAAACACAACAACCCCTGTGGTGTGGCTTCTGGGCCCTCTCTGGCAGAAGCCTATCAAAAGGCTAGGGAGACCGATCCTATCTCGGCCTTCGGAGGAGTGATAGCTCTGAATCGGAGGGTGGATGAAACCACTGCCCGTGAAATGTCTTCCACCTTTATTGAAGTGATCATTTCCCCGGGGTTTGATGACTCAGCCCTAGAAATATTGAAGAAAAAGCGGGACCTTAGGCTTTTAGATATTGGACCTTCCGTTAAGGGAAAACCCACTGGATTGGATTTTCGAAAAGTGGTAGGAGGGTTGATACTTCAAGATAGAGATCTGGGAACCATCCCTGGACTGACCCAGCTTAAAGTCGTTTCTGTCCGAAAACCTACCCCTAATGAATATTACGCCATGGGTTTCGCCTGGAAAGTTTGCAAGCATGTTAAATCCAATGCCATTGTTTTTGCCACCGAAAAACAGACGGTGGGAATCGGAGCGGGACAAATGAGCAGAGTGGATTCGGTTAAGTTGGCCTCAATGAAAGCCCGGTTGCCCATTAAAGGCTGTGCTATGGCTTCCGATGCTTTTTTCCCTTTTAGGGACGGAATTGATCATGCGGCTCAGGAGGGGATCAGCGCCATCATTCAGCCCGGGGGCTCGAAAAAAGATGAGGAGGTCATACAGGCAGCCAATGAGCAAAATATGACCATGGTTTTTACGGGAATGAGACACTTCAGGCACTAA
- a CDS encoding lysophospholipid acyltransferase family protein, which produces MLGDVTNPFSKGPHFFLNLWHFFGLSFWIVLLRIFNHVTILGKENIPKKGERGVLFLYNHISAIDPFVIGVTSMPFFSPVWWKAPAKEELFKNSFLRYLLYSWGAFPVRRGQQDQMAMDSMVQMAKDNVLVIAPEGRRSPTGDLLPGRPGVGRVIHFGKPNKIIPVLLQGTEQVLPKGRFWPRFFRKIIITYGPSLNFSSFDHVPNTKEVSQVIVDEVMNSILVLMKDSG; this is translated from the coding sequence ATGCTTGGAGACGTGACCAATCCATTTTCAAAAGGGCCTCATTTTTTCTTAAACCTGTGGCATTTCTTTGGCCTTTCCTTTTGGATTGTGCTTTTGCGGATCTTTAATCATGTGACCATACTGGGGAAGGAAAACATTCCGAAAAAAGGGGAAAGAGGGGTTCTTTTTCTCTACAATCATATTTCGGCGATAGACCCCTTTGTCATTGGGGTAACCAGCATGCCTTTTTTTTCCCCGGTTTGGTGGAAAGCCCCGGCTAAAGAAGAGCTCTTTAAAAATTCATTCCTTCGTTACCTTTTATATTCCTGGGGTGCCTTTCCTGTCCGGAGAGGTCAGCAGGACCAGATGGCTATGGATTCTATGGTCCAAATGGCGAAGGATAATGTCCTTGTTATTGCCCCAGAGGGAAGGCGTTCACCAACAGGGGATTTATTGCCAGGAAGACCTGGTGTTGGCAGGGTGATTCATTTTGGAAAACCGAATAAAATCATTCCAGTTTTGCTTCAGGGAACGGAGCAGGTGTTGCCCAAAGGAAGATTTTGGCCTCGATTTTTTCGGAAAATAATTATTACCTACGGACCCTCTTTGAATTTTTCTTCATTTGATCATGTTCCAAATACCAAAGAGGTTTCCCAGGTCATTGTGGATGAAGTAATGAACTCTATCCTTGTATTAATGAAAGATTCAGGGTAA